The Deltaproteobacteria bacterium sequence CGTTACAAGTTTCAAAAGAACGTCTATATTACAGGTACTTATGAAATCAGACTACAAAACAGATATTGCTGAACCTGATAACCAGCTGATTTTATTCAATTAAACGTTGGGACACTAGTGAAATGGAACATAAATAAAATCAAAGGGAGCTTCAAAAGAAATTTAATGTTACAAATTAGATGCTCAAAAAAATTACTTGATGCCATGGGAATAAAGCAAAAAGACCTTGGCACCATTAAAGAAGCTGATAACCTGGTAGGTAACTGGTATGCAAATATCTTTATCCTTGAACGTCGAAACCTCATTATATTCATGAATGAAAAGACCCTCCTTTCTTTTGTTCTGGTAGGTATCAGGAAAGATAACATCAAAAATATTAGTAAAATGTTTTACGGTGGTCTCAAAAAATATCTATCACTGGAAGGATTTCACGGTATAACCATAAATCAAATCCTTTCTGAATATGAAGATGTGGAATTTACAAAAACAGAAAGCCGAAGTCTGCTTGGAAATCTTAATGAACTGGTAAAGTTATATAAGTACCGCATAAGCTACGATGATGGGCTCAAACATTGTGACATGACAGATATAATACAGAGTACCAACCGTATGCCAATGCGAAATATTGAATGGAAATATGCTATTGATGCATTCTCTGATTTATTATCTGAAGATAGCACTCCTATAGAACCAGACTCAGAAATATAAAAGACCAATTAGATGGTCTTTTACTAAAATGCACCCTTTGTCACAAGTCAAAACCAGGCATAGTAGATAAAAAATGTAGTTTCCGCCGGAAAGAGAATATTATGGAAGAACTGCTTTGCGATTTGAACCGGACAGTGCAAAAATGGGATGAAAAGGTAACATGAAAAAAATTTCAAAACTTACAGATAAAAGCGTAAAACGGCTAAAAAAGTTTTTAATATCACCAGATCGTCCTGAAGGGACACTGAACTATTATGAATTGGCAGGGTTTCTCTTTACCATTGCATCTTCGCCGGAGTTTGTACAGCCTTCGGAATGGCTGCCCCTTATTTTTAATGATCAAGATGCAGAGTATGAATCTTTGGAGGAAGCACAGAATATAGTGCAGGATGTTATGGGACTTTTTAACTGCATTAGTGAAAGTGCAGGTAAAAAAGGGAAACTCCCCATGGGCTGTGAGCCAGATAAAGATGCCATGGCAAATCTGAAGGTTAATGCACCGCTCAGCTTATGGGCACAAGGATTCATTATCGGTCACGAGTGGTTGCAAGAATGCTGGACTGAGTATTTACCGGAAAGTATGGATGAGGAATTGGGAGAGATAATGCTCATACTCAGCTTTTTTGCAAGTGAGAACTTGGCTAAAAGCTTAGTTGAAAAAAGTGAAGATCAAGAAACTTCACTTGATAAAGTGGCTATATCAATCCTCGATTTGTTTCCCGGTGCGGTTGAGCTCTATTCAAGTATAGGTCAAACCATTTTTAGAACAGTCCAAAACCTTTCATCCAAAAAGGGAAAAACAGCATCTACCCTTAAAATTGGTCGAAATGAGCCATGCCCCTGTGGCAGTGGTAAAAAATTTAAAAAATGCTGCTTGGGTAAAGAACCTACTCTTCACTAATATTCTATTATTGCTTGGCTGCTCTTTTCAGATTAATAATCGAAATGAAGTAAAAATACGGGGTCAAGAAAA is a genomic window containing:
- a CDS encoding UPF0149 family protein; this translates as MKKISKLTDKSVKRLKKFLISPDRPEGTLNYYELAGFLFTIASSPEFVQPSEWLPLIFNDQDAEYESLEEAQNIVQDVMGLFNCISESAGKKGKLPMGCEPDKDAMANLKVNAPLSLWAQGFIIGHEWLQECWTEYLPESMDEELGEIMLILSFFASENLAKSLVEKSEDQETSLDKVAISILDLFPGAVELYSSIGQTIFRTVQNLSSKKGKTASTLKIGRNEPCPCGSGKKFKKCCLGKEPTLH